From a region of the Microbacterium sp. nov. GSS16 genome:
- a CDS encoding SURF1 family cytochrome oxidase biogenesis protein, protein MRWGVYLLVAIGFAIACAFLSQWQFDRNESRAAQISLVERNYDAQPVPVADLLGDGRALAPADEWHPVLLVGEYLADEQLLVRNRPHGGTSAFEVLVPFRDESGVVLLVDRGWISPGEDTVPKTVPAPPEGESTVVVRLRAGERLPSSGRSAPEGQVPTIHLPTIADRVDASLVTSAYGQLVSEDPAAASALGGFASPTDDPGPHLSYAIQWILFAVMGFAFIGYVIRIEIVKAKEDAGELPSRRPRRRDRDAADEDALLDSAAR, encoded by the coding sequence ATGCGCTGGGGCGTGTACCTGCTCGTCGCGATCGGCTTCGCGATCGCGTGCGCTTTCCTGTCGCAGTGGCAGTTCGACCGCAACGAGTCGCGCGCCGCGCAGATCTCACTGGTCGAGCGGAACTACGACGCGCAGCCCGTGCCCGTCGCGGACCTGCTCGGCGACGGGCGGGCGCTCGCGCCGGCCGACGAATGGCATCCGGTGCTGCTCGTCGGTGAGTACCTCGCCGACGAGCAGCTGCTCGTGAGGAACAGACCGCACGGCGGCACGAGCGCGTTCGAGGTGCTCGTGCCCTTCCGTGACGAGAGCGGTGTGGTGCTGCTGGTGGATCGCGGCTGGATCTCGCCCGGCGAGGACACTGTGCCCAAGACGGTGCCCGCGCCCCCCGAGGGAGAGAGCACTGTGGTGGTGCGCCTGCGCGCCGGTGAGCGGCTTCCGTCGTCGGGTCGCAGCGCGCCGGAAGGACAGGTGCCCACGATCCACCTGCCGACGATCGCCGACCGAGTGGATGCGTCGCTGGTTACGAGCGCCTACGGGCAGCTCGTCTCGGAGGATCCTGCCGCGGCTTCCGCCTTGGGTGGGTTCGCCTCCCCCACCGATGATCCGGGCCCGCACCTGTCGTACGCGATCCAGTGGATCCTGTTCGCCGTGATGGGGTTCGCGTTCATCGGCTACGTCATCCGCATCGAGATCGTGAAGGCGAAGGAGGATGCCGGCGAACTGCCGTCCCGCCGGCCTCGCCGCCGCGATCGGGACGCCGCTGACGAGGACGCACTGCTGGACTCCGCGGCACGCTGA
- a CDS encoding DUF3099 domain-containing protein — translation MKEKRPAAAVTSLPQSPQVEADHRVRRYALTMIIRTVCFLLMVVVQPLGWWTWAFAVAAIFLPYIAVVYANAGSDSTPRSVESPVAQLEAPRGSAPSPTGAEPEVITIIERRDDGGADDR, via the coding sequence GTGAAAGAGAAGCGCCCCGCAGCCGCCGTCACCTCCCTGCCGCAGTCGCCGCAGGTCGAGGCCGATCACCGCGTGCGCCGTTACGCGCTGACGATGATCATCCGCACGGTGTGCTTCCTGCTCATGGTGGTGGTGCAGCCGCTCGGCTGGTGGACATGGGCGTTCGCCGTCGCCGCGATCTTCCTTCCGTACATCGCCGTGGTCTATGCCAACGCGGGCAGCGACAGCACTCCACGCAGCGTGGAGTCGCCGGTCGCGCAGCTCGAAGCGCCCCGCGGTTCCGCACCGTCCCCGACCGGGGCGGAGCCGGAAGTGATCACGATCATCGAGCGCCGCGACGACGGCGGGGCGGACGACCGATGA
- a CDS encoding beta-ketoacyl-ACP reductase has product MSAERVVLVTGGNRGIGRAIAERFVRDGYRVAVTARSGEGPEGTLTVRADVTDAAAIDAAFTEVEQQLGPVEIVVANAGITKDTLLMRMSEDDFDSVVATNLGGTFRVVKRASKGMLRARFGRVILISSVVGLYGSAGQVNYSASKSALVGFARSLTRELGGRGITANVVAPGFIETDMTAQLPEETQKQYKASIPAGRFATPDEVAGAVVWLAGDDAAYISGAVIPVDGGLGMGH; this is encoded by the coding sequence ATGAGCGCTGAGCGCGTCGTCCTCGTCACCGGCGGAAACCGCGGCATCGGCCGCGCCATCGCCGAACGCTTCGTCCGCGACGGATACCGCGTGGCGGTCACGGCACGCAGCGGCGAAGGGCCCGAGGGCACGCTGACCGTCCGTGCCGACGTCACCGACGCCGCGGCGATCGACGCGGCGTTCACCGAGGTCGAGCAGCAGCTCGGGCCGGTGGAGATCGTGGTCGCCAACGCCGGGATCACCAAGGACACCCTTCTGATGCGCATGAGCGAGGACGACTTCGACAGCGTCGTCGCGACGAATCTCGGCGGCACCTTCCGCGTCGTCAAGCGCGCGTCGAAGGGTATGCTGCGGGCGCGCTTCGGCCGCGTCATCCTCATCTCCAGCGTCGTCGGCCTGTACGGCTCTGCAGGGCAGGTCAACTACTCCGCGTCGAAGAGCGCCCTGGTCGGCTTCGCCCGCTCGCTCACCCGCGAGCTGGGCGGGCGCGGGATCACCGCCAACGTGGTGGCTCCCGGCTTCATCGAGACCGACATGACCGCTCAGCTGCCCGAGGAGACGCAGAAGCAGTACAAGGCGAGTATTCCCGCCGGCCGCTTCGCCACCCCGGACGAGGTCGCCGGAGCCGTCGTGTGGCTGGCCGGTGATGATGCCGCCTACATCTCGGGTGCCGTCATCCCCGTCGACGGCGGCCTCGGGATGGGGCACTGA
- a CDS encoding alpha/beta fold hydrolase, with protein sequence MDIILVPGLWLDASSWDPVVHALRVAGHRPLALTMPGVGEPAVASSDIGMADWIDAVVRRIDEAEQPVVLVGHSGGGNVVWGAADARPERVRRVVFVDTIPPAPGREISDFPLVDGVVPFPGWDFFPEEDVYDIDDETRARTLPLTRTIPARVPGDAIQLTRDSRHGVPVTMLMGSYDQAKVDAESGEWGAYGEEYRAIANAEVVRIGSGHWPQFTVPDRLSELLVAAVDR encoded by the coding sequence ATGGACATCATCCTCGTTCCCGGGCTCTGGCTCGACGCCTCTTCGTGGGATCCGGTGGTGCATGCGCTCCGCGTGGCCGGCCATCGACCGCTCGCTCTGACGATGCCGGGTGTCGGCGAGCCCGCTGTCGCCTCGTCCGACATCGGCATGGCGGACTGGATCGACGCGGTCGTGCGGCGGATCGACGAGGCCGAGCAGCCGGTCGTGCTCGTCGGGCACTCCGGCGGCGGCAACGTCGTGTGGGGCGCGGCGGATGCCAGGCCCGAACGCGTGCGGCGGGTCGTGTTCGTCGACACAATCCCACCAGCGCCGGGCCGGGAGATCAGCGACTTCCCCCTCGTCGACGGCGTCGTGCCGTTCCCGGGCTGGGATTTCTTCCCAGAAGAGGATGTGTACGACATCGACGACGAGACGCGCGCCCGAACGCTCCCCCTCACGCGCACCATCCCCGCTCGCGTGCCCGGCGATGCCATACAGCTGACCCGCGACAGCCGGCACGGCGTGCCCGTGACGATGCTGATGGGCTCGTACGACCAGGCGAAGGTCGATGCCGAATCCGGCGAATGGGGCGCGTACGGCGAAGAATATCGCGCCATCGCGAACGCCGAGGTCGTCAGGATCGGCTCCGGCCACTGGCCGCAGTTCACCGTGCCGGACCGGCTGTCCGAACTGCTGGTGGCTGCCGTCGACCGCTGA
- the serB gene encoding phosphoserine phosphatase SerB encodes MTAARFLVVLDADSTLIRDEVIELLADEAGRRAEVQTATEAAMRGEVDFATSLRSRVAALRGVPTAAFERVRERIEPTPGVHELTAAVHERGGIVGVVSGGFHEILDHIAPQLGVDRWRANRLLLDGDSLAGSVDGEIVDADAKAASLQSWAADLGVARHATIAIGDGANDLTMMAVAGLGIAFNAKPAVRAAASLVVGPQDLSEIIPLLP; translated from the coding sequence GTGACCGCCGCGCGTTTCCTCGTCGTCCTCGATGCCGATTCCACCCTCATCCGCGATGAGGTGATCGAGCTGCTCGCCGACGAGGCGGGTCGCCGTGCCGAGGTGCAGACGGCGACCGAGGCGGCGATGCGAGGCGAGGTCGACTTCGCGACCAGCCTTCGCTCACGCGTGGCCGCGCTGCGCGGGGTGCCGACGGCCGCCTTCGAGCGCGTGCGCGAGCGCATCGAGCCGACTCCCGGCGTGCACGAGCTCACCGCCGCGGTGCATGAGCGCGGCGGGATCGTCGGCGTCGTCTCGGGCGGATTCCACGAGATCCTCGACCACATCGCGCCGCAGCTGGGCGTCGATCGCTGGCGCGCGAACCGGCTGCTGCTCGACGGAGACTCGCTCGCTGGGTCGGTCGACGGCGAGATCGTCGATGCCGACGCGAAAGCGGCATCGCTGCAGAGCTGGGCTGCCGACCTGGGTGTGGCACGGCACGCGACCATCGCGATCGGCGACGGCGCCAACGACCTGACGATGATGGCCGTCGCCGGACTGGGCATCGCCTTCAACGCCAAGCCGGCCGTGCGCGCCGCGGCGTCGCTGGTCGTCGGGCCGCAGGATCTCTCCGAGATCATCCCGCTGCTGCCCTGA
- the glgC gene encoding glucose-1-phosphate adenylyltransferase, with product MSAPKKVFGIILAGGEGKRLMPLTADRAKPAVPFGGQYRLIDFAISNLINSGLRQVVVLTQYKSHSLDRHVSQNWRMSALLDSYVTSVPAQQRLGKRWFSGSADAILQSLNLINDEKPDIVVVIGADHVYRMDFQQMIDAHIASGAPATVAGIRQPIALASQFGVIDADPDTGRIRDFLEKPADPVGLADSPEEVLVSMGNYVFDADALVAAVEADGESASSGHDMGGDIIPYFVQRGEAGYYDMKQNDVPGSSPRDRSYWRDVGTIDSYFDAHMDLISTLPIFNLYNTDWPIRTQNVNMPPAKFVRDAVGRIGNAIDSVVAAGSVLSGTHIERSVIGLGGVALGGSTITDSVLLDNVQMGLGSRVRRAVLDKNVVLEDGATVGVDRERDLERGFTVTDSGITVVGKGVRITR from the coding sequence ATGTCGGCTCCAAAGAAGGTTTTCGGGATCATCCTCGCCGGCGGTGAGGGCAAGCGCCTCATGCCCCTCACCGCAGACAGAGCCAAACCGGCGGTGCCCTTCGGCGGCCAGTACCGGCTGATCGACTTCGCGATATCGAACCTGATCAACTCAGGGCTCAGACAGGTCGTCGTGCTCACCCAGTACAAGTCGCACAGCCTCGACCGGCACGTCTCGCAGAACTGGCGCATGTCGGCGCTGCTCGACTCCTACGTCACCTCGGTCCCGGCCCAGCAGCGGCTCGGTAAGCGCTGGTTCTCGGGGTCGGCCGACGCCATCCTGCAGAGCCTCAACCTCATCAACGACGAGAAGCCCGACATCGTCGTCGTGATCGGAGCCGATCACGTCTACCGCATGGACTTCCAGCAGATGATCGACGCGCACATCGCCTCCGGCGCACCGGCGACGGTCGCCGGAATCCGTCAGCCGATCGCTCTGGCCTCTCAGTTCGGGGTGATCGACGCCGATCCCGACACGGGACGCATCCGGGACTTCCTCGAGAAGCCCGCCGACCCGGTGGGCCTTGCCGACTCCCCCGAGGAGGTACTCGTCTCGATGGGCAACTACGTCTTCGACGCCGACGCTCTCGTCGCCGCGGTCGAGGCGGACGGCGAATCCGCCTCATCCGGACACGACATGGGCGGCGACATCATCCCCTACTTCGTCCAGCGCGGCGAGGCGGGGTACTACGACATGAAGCAGAACGACGTTCCGGGGTCGTCGCCGCGCGACCGGTCGTACTGGCGGGACGTCGGCACCATCGACTCGTATTTCGACGCGCACATGGATCTGATCTCGACGCTGCCGATCTTCAACCTGTACAACACCGACTGGCCGATCCGCACGCAGAACGTCAACATGCCGCCGGCGAAGTTCGTCCGCGATGCGGTGGGCAGGATCGGCAACGCGATCGACTCGGTCGTCGCGGCCGGGTCGGTGCTGTCGGGCACGCACATCGAGCGCAGCGTCATCGGGCTCGGCGGTGTGGCGCTGGGCGGATCGACGATCACGGACTCGGTGCTGCTCGACAACGTGCAGATGGGTCTCGGATCTCGGGTGCGCCGCGCGGTGCTCGACAAGAACGTCGTCCTCGAGGACGGCGCGACGGTCGGGGTGGATCGCGAGCGCGACCTGGAGCGTGGCTTCACCGTGACCGACTCGGGCATCACCGTCGTGGGCAAGGGCGTTCGGATCACGCGCTGA
- the glgA gene encoding glycogen synthase, with translation MRVDIITKEYPPEIYGGAGVHVAELVAALRGSIDVQVRAFGAERAEPGTTAYRTPSELAGANPALQTLGTDLVMVGDVAGADLVHSHTWYANFAGHLASQLHGIPHVLTAHSLEPLRPWKAEQLGGGYAVSSGIERLAYENAAAIVAVSDGMRQDILRSYPQVDPQRVRVIHNGIDVERWRPVENPALLASIGMDPSRPSVVFVGRITRQKGLPYLLRAAQRLPKDVQLVLCAGAPDTPEIMAEVQEGVRLLQQTRDGVIWIERMLPRDELSAILAAATTFVCPSVYEPLGIVNLEAMACGAAVVGTATGGIPEVVDDGVTGRLVPIEQLQDGTGTPVDPDRYVSDLAAVLTEVTGDPARARQYGEAGRERARSQFSWGAIADTTRALYEELTA, from the coding sequence ATGCGAGTCGACATCATCACGAAGGAATATCCGCCGGAGATCTACGGCGGTGCCGGCGTGCATGTCGCAGAGCTCGTGGCGGCGCTGCGCGGCAGCATCGATGTGCAGGTGCGCGCCTTCGGCGCCGAGCGCGCCGAACCGGGAACCACGGCATACCGCACACCCTCCGAGCTGGCGGGAGCGAACCCGGCCCTGCAGACCCTCGGCACCGATCTGGTCATGGTGGGCGACGTCGCCGGTGCCGACCTCGTGCACAGCCACACCTGGTACGCGAACTTCGCCGGGCATCTGGCATCCCAGCTGCACGGCATCCCGCACGTCCTCACCGCCCACAGCCTCGAGCCGCTGCGGCCGTGGAAGGCCGAGCAGCTCGGCGGCGGCTACGCCGTCTCCAGCGGGATCGAGCGGCTCGCGTACGAGAACGCGGCCGCCATCGTCGCCGTCAGCGACGGGATGCGCCAGGACATCCTGCGCAGCTACCCCCAGGTCGACCCGCAGCGCGTGCGGGTCATCCACAACGGCATCGACGTCGAGCGCTGGCGCCCGGTCGAGAACCCCGCTCTGCTGGCGAGCATCGGCATGGACCCCTCGCGTCCGTCGGTGGTCTTCGTCGGACGCATCACCCGGCAGAAGGGCCTGCCGTACCTGCTGAGGGCCGCGCAGCGGCTGCCGAAGGACGTGCAGCTCGTGCTCTGCGCGGGCGCCCCCGATACGCCGGAGATCATGGCGGAGGTGCAGGAGGGCGTCCGTCTGCTGCAGCAGACGCGGGACGGGGTGATCTGGATCGAGCGGATGCTGCCTCGTGACGAGCTCTCGGCGATCCTCGCCGCCGCGACGACGTTCGTATGCCCCTCGGTGTACGAGCCTCTCGGCATCGTGAACCTCGAGGCCATGGCGTGCGGCGCGGCGGTCGTCGGCACCGCCACCGGCGGCATCCCCGAGGTGGTCGACGACGGCGTGACCGGCCGGCTGGTGCCGATCGAGCAGCTGCAGGACGGTACCGGCACGCCTGTCGATCCCGACCGATACGTGTCAGACCTCGCGGCCGTGCTCACCGAGGTCACCGGCGATCCGGCGCGTGCACGGCAGTACGGCGAAGCGGGACGGGAGCGCGCGCGCAGTCAGTTCAGCTGGGGTGCGATCGCCGACACCACGCGCGCGCTCTACGAGGAGCTGACCGCCTGA
- a CDS encoding ABC transporter ATP-binding protein, with the protein MSSALDLTDVVVRREGRNIVDRVTWSVSEDQRWVVLGPNGAGKTTLLQLADTLMHPTSGTVSVLGETLGRTDVFELRPRIGFASSAMARRIPRDETVLDTVMTAAYSVTGRWREDYETIDERRARRVLADWHLEHLAERLFGTLSDGEQKRVQIARAVMTDPELLLLDEPTASLDLGAREELLQLLGEYAASPTTPAMVMVTHHVEEIPLGFTHVLLLRDGGVVAAGPIAETLTAQTLTEAFGMPITLTQDAGRYAARAA; encoded by the coding sequence ATGTCGAGCGCTCTGGATCTCACCGATGTCGTCGTGCGTCGCGAAGGCCGCAACATCGTCGATCGGGTGACCTGGTCGGTGTCCGAGGATCAGCGCTGGGTGGTGCTCGGGCCGAACGGCGCCGGCAAGACGACGCTGCTGCAGCTCGCGGACACGCTCATGCACCCGACGTCGGGAACGGTGAGCGTGCTCGGCGAGACCCTGGGGCGCACGGATGTGTTCGAGCTGCGCCCGCGGATCGGCTTCGCCTCGTCGGCGATGGCTCGCCGCATCCCGCGCGATGAGACCGTGCTGGACACGGTCATGACCGCGGCGTACTCGGTGACGGGCCGATGGCGCGAGGACTACGAGACCATCGATGAGCGTCGCGCCAGGCGAGTGCTCGCCGACTGGCACCTGGAGCACCTCGCCGAACGCCTGTTCGGCACGCTCAGCGACGGGGAGCAGAAGCGCGTGCAGATCGCGCGAGCGGTCATGACCGACCCCGAGCTGCTGCTGCTCGACGAGCCGACCGCTAGTCTCGATCTCGGCGCACGAGAAGAACTGCTGCAGCTGCTCGGTGAGTACGCCGCGTCGCCGACCACGCCGGCGATGGTCATGGTCACGCATCACGTCGAGGAGATCCCGCTCGGCTTCACCCACGTGCTGCTGCTGCGCGACGGCGGTGTCGTGGCGGCGGGTCCCATCGCCGAGACACTGACCGCGCAGACTCTCACCGAAGCGTTCGGCATGCCGATCACCCTCACGCAGGATGCCGGACGGTACGCGGCACGCGCCGCCTGA
- a CDS encoding type B 50S ribosomal protein L31 — MKTDIHPEYQAVVFRDLGSGETFLTRSTVTSDKTIELDGVEYPVIDVEISSASHPFYTGKQRIMDSAGRVEKFNQRFKNFGGSK; from the coding sequence ATGAAGACTGACATCCACCCCGAGTACCAGGCCGTCGTGTTCCGCGACCTCGGCTCGGGCGAGACCTTCCTCACCCGCTCCACCGTCACGAGCGACAAGACGATCGAGCTGGACGGTGTGGAGTACCCCGTCATCGACGTCGAGATCTCGTCGGCCTCGCACCCGTTCTACACGGGCAAGCAGCGCATCATGGACTCGGCCGGTCGCGTCGAGAAGTTCAACCAGCGCTTCAAGAACTTCGGCGGCTCCAAGTAA
- a CDS encoding 3'-5' exonuclease has product MTFPPDAPAWLTRVGVFDLETTGVDVTQDRIVTAHVGVLDRHGRELAARDWLADPGVPIPDGAAAVHGISTEHARAHGRPACEVVAEIVHALRVLFAQGLPIVAYNASYDFSLLAHEARRHGIAELATPSPVIDPLVIDKAFDRYRPGKRTLTVVADHYAVPLDDAHQASADAVAAGRVAFALAREFALPRSAAELHTRQIGWARDQAASLTEYFVGIGRITPEQPLDGTWPVRG; this is encoded by the coding sequence ATGACCTTCCCGCCTGATGCCCCGGCCTGGCTCACCCGTGTGGGCGTGTTCGACCTCGAGACGACCGGCGTCGATGTGACGCAGGATCGCATCGTCACCGCGCACGTCGGCGTGCTCGATCGGCACGGCAGAGAGCTCGCCGCGCGCGACTGGCTGGCCGACCCCGGAGTGCCCATCCCCGACGGCGCGGCGGCCGTGCACGGGATCAGCACCGAGCACGCCAGGGCGCACGGTCGACCCGCGTGCGAGGTGGTCGCCGAGATCGTGCACGCACTCCGCGTGCTCTTCGCCCAGGGGCTGCCGATTGTGGCGTACAACGCCTCGTACGACTTCTCGCTCCTCGCGCACGAGGCGCGCCGGCACGGGATTGCCGAGCTGGCCACCCCGTCGCCCGTGATCGACCCGCTCGTGATCGACAAGGCGTTCGACAGGTACCGCCCCGGCAAGCGCACGCTGACCGTCGTCGCCGACCACTACGCGGTTCCGCTGGACGACGCGCACCAGGCGTCGGCGGATGCCGTGGCCGCAGGTCGAGTGGCGTTCGCGCTCGCCCGCGAGTTCGCGCTGCCACGCTCGGCGGCGGAGCTGCACACGAGACAGATCGGCTGGGCGCGGGATCAGGCCGCGAGCCTGACCGAGTACTTCGTCGGAATCGGCCGGATCACGCCGGAGCAGCCTCTAGACGGGACATGGCCCGTCCGCGGGTGA
- a CDS encoding LysE family translocator, with the protein MTWTVWLSLLAACVVISFTPGAGAINTMSNALVQGWRRSLWGVLGQQAALIVHVVIVAAGVGLIVSRSPVLFEIIRYAGAAYLVYLGVRLILAAPEVQSLDQSARVREGAWSIFRRGFWVNLLNPKAIVFFLAFVPQFVRLDRDPLPQYLVLVGTVIVVDILVMWFFFAAAAKSFRRFTRNARGQRVLNAVFGALFIAVAALLLFLH; encoded by the coding sequence GTGACCTGGACCGTGTGGCTCTCGCTTCTCGCGGCGTGCGTGGTGATCAGCTTCACGCCCGGTGCCGGCGCGATCAACACCATGAGCAACGCGCTCGTGCAGGGCTGGCGTCGCTCACTGTGGGGAGTGCTCGGACAGCAGGCCGCACTCATCGTGCACGTGGTCATCGTCGCCGCCGGCGTCGGTCTGATCGTCTCCCGTTCGCCGGTGCTGTTCGAGATCATCCGCTACGCCGGCGCCGCGTACCTGGTGTACCTCGGGGTCCGGCTGATCCTCGCCGCCCCCGAGGTGCAGAGCCTCGATCAGTCCGCTCGCGTGCGCGAGGGCGCCTGGTCGATCTTCCGACGCGGATTCTGGGTAAACCTCCTCAACCCCAAGGCGATCGTGTTCTTCCTGGCCTTCGTGCCGCAGTTCGTCCGGCTGGACCGCGATCCGCTGCCCCAGTACCTCGTGCTGGTCGGGACTGTGATCGTCGTCGACATCCTGGTGATGTGGTTCTTCTTCGCCGCGGCGGCGAAGTCGTTCCGGCGCTTCACCAGGAATGCTCGGGGTCAGCGCGTCCTGAACGCCGTGTTCGGCGCGCTGTTCATCGCCGTGGCCGCTCTTCTGCTGTTCCTGCACTGA
- a CDS encoding single-stranded DNA-binding protein: MSITNDVLTIAGNIGNDPISNETRSGKAVINFRVATSSGYFDQRTGAWVDGVTNWYAVSAFGRLAEHARASLHRGDPVIVVGRLRQKEWEANGKKGIDVELTADSIGHDLRRGTSAFARRPRPEQSGAAPAEDAAPVFDRPSAADQDAWSGAGLHLTGEAGGGDVSGEPRGDALTVV; this comes from the coding sequence ATGAGCATCACCAACGACGTCCTGACGATCGCCGGGAACATCGGTAACGACCCCATCTCCAACGAGACCCGCAGCGGCAAGGCGGTGATCAACTTCCGCGTGGCCACGTCGTCGGGCTACTTCGACCAGCGCACGGGTGCGTGGGTCGACGGAGTGACGAACTGGTACGCGGTGTCGGCGTTCGGCAGGCTCGCCGAGCACGCCAGGGCATCGCTTCACCGCGGCGACCCCGTCATCGTCGTCGGGCGCCTCCGTCAGAAGGAATGGGAGGCGAACGGCAAGAAGGGCATCGACGTCGAGCTCACCGCCGACTCGATCGGCCACGACCTGCGTCGGGGCACGAGCGCGTTCGCGCGTCGGCCGCGCCCCGAGCAGTCCGGCGCCGCGCCCGCAGAAGACGCCGCACCGGTCTTCGACCGGCCCAGTGCCGCCGATCAGGATGCGTGGAGCGGTGCAGGTCTGCACCTGACGGGGGAGGCGGGCGGCGGTGACGTGTCGGGCGAACCTCGGGGTGACGCTCTGACCGTCGTGTGA
- a CDS encoding DUF6993 domain-containing protein has protein sequence MRHRFPVSVRRRARCSRLLVGAGAIMLALTACSPAATPDAPSATPSPGPAAPEASDAADESDAALASFTEITARVWASDSRGQGRAYVDALVEAGFQKDAMQVTADRSTVGTAAESLQFSVAVNDTQCLVGQVGPSTGEPVTARLPRLADGACLVGGTRPIDW, from the coding sequence GTGCGCCACAGGTTCCCCGTCTCCGTCAGGCGGCGCGCGCGCTGCTCTCGGCTGCTGGTGGGAGCGGGCGCGATCATGCTCGCGCTGACGGCCTGCAGCCCGGCGGCGACTCCTGACGCGCCGTCCGCCACGCCATCACCGGGGCCCGCGGCGCCCGAGGCCTCTGACGCAGCGGACGAGTCGGACGCCGCGCTCGCGTCGTTCACCGAGATCACCGCTCGCGTGTGGGCGTCCGACTCGCGCGGGCAGGGCCGCGCCTACGTCGACGCGCTCGTCGAGGCCGGGTTCCAGAAGGACGCGATGCAGGTCACGGCCGACCGGAGCACGGTCGGCACCGCCGCGGAGAGCCTGCAGTTCTCGGTCGCCGTGAACGACACGCAGTGCCTGGTGGGTCAGGTCGGTCCGTCGACCGGCGAGCCGGTCACCGCGCGGCTTCCGCGACTCGCGGACGGGGCGTGCCTGGTGGGCGGCACCCGGCCCATCGACTGGTGA